Proteins found in one Triticum urartu cultivar G1812 chromosome 4, Tu2.1, whole genome shotgun sequence genomic segment:
- the LOC125551274 gene encoding probable GTP-binding protein OBGM, mitochondrial isoform X2: MLRRPQAVLCRVSLANLSPAAWTGGGASYHGSSSEGGKGNAAPLQARGMVDRFRLLARGGDGGNGCISQRRSRSDRQGRPDGGDGGTGGNVILECSRSVWDFSNLQHHTKAVRGGNGLSKKQIGTRGPDKVAQVPVGTVIHLVRGERPSFTVNKPTRSLDPWDIPDAVDDSADSSNQKNKDGINGNEAERESSNQREKQTYPSTCSKTGFSNAEDGDASSIQHQVEFDENDQFDDDDEEFWEDEDETEEEALDADGEREEDDIQYSVAEMTRPGQRLIVAQGGEGGLGNASIGRDVRLSKGNRQEEVARLSTGQAGTESFLVLELKSIADVGLVGLPNAGKSTLLSALSRARPEIADYAFTTLRPNIGSLTYDDYLSVKVADMPGLIKGAHENRGLGHAFLRHIERTKVLSYVLDLAATLNGRKGIPPWEQLCDLVVELEHYQEGMTKRPSLIVANKIDEEGAEAMYEELKRRVQGVPIFPVCAILQEGVPDLRVGLRDLIDASDPQGVDLSKIIVD, from the exons ATGTTGCGGCGGCCGCAAGCTGTCCTGTGTCGCGTCTCGCTGGCGAACCTGTCTCCAGCGGCATGGACTGGTGGTGGGGCGAGCTACCATGGCTCCTCGTCAGAGGGGGGGAAGGGAAACGCGGCGCCTTTGCAG GCACGTGGGATGGTGGATAGGTTCCGGCTACTTGCCAGGGGTGGCGACGGTGGCAATGGCTGCATCAGCCAAAGGCGCTCCAGGTCCGATCGCCAAGGCAGGCCCGATG GTGGCGATGGAGGGACAGGTGGTAATGTCATTCTTGAGTGCTCAAGATCTGTCTGGGATTTCAGTAACTTGCAACATCACACG AAAGCAGTCCGAGGAGGCAATGGACTTTCTAAGAAACAGATAGGGACAAGAGGTCCTGACAAG GTTGCACAAGTACCAGTTGGCACAGTGATTCATCTAGTCCGAGGGGAGCGGCCGTCTTTCACTGTAAATAAACCAACCAGATCTCTAGATCCCTGGGATATCCCAGATGCTGTGGATGACTCTGCAGACAGTTCCAATCAGAAGAACAAGGATGGCATTAATGGAAATGAAGCTGAAAGAGAAAGTAGCAATCAGCGGGAGAAGCAAACATACCCTAGTACATGCTCCAAGACTGGGTTTTCGAATGCTGAAGATGGTGATGCAAGTAGCATTCAACATCAGGTCGAGTTTGATGAAAATGATCAGTTTGATGACGACGATGAAGAATTTTGGGAGGATGAAGATGAAACGGAGGAAGAGGCTCTAGATGCAGATGGGGAGAGGGAAGAAGATGACATACAGTATTCTGTTGCTGAAATGACAAGACCTGGGCAACGGTTGATCGTAGCACAAGGAGGGGAGGGTGGGCTAGGGAATGCTTCTATCGGCAGAGACGTCCGTCTATCCAAAGGAAATAGACAAGAGGAGGTAGCCCGTTTAAGTACTGGACAGGCAGGAACAGAGTCTTTTCTTGTCTTAGAACTGAAGAGCATTGCTGATGTTGGCCTTGTTGGTTTGCCTAATGCCGGAAAGAGCACACTTCTGAGTGCTCTCTCTAGGGCTCGGCCGGAGATCGCTGACTATGCATTCACCACACTAAGGCCCAATATTGGTAGCCTGACCTACGACGACTACTTGTCAGTGAAAGTTGCTGACATGCCTGGTCTTATCAAAGGTGCCCATGAGAACCGTGGCCTGGGCCATGCCTTCTTGAGGCACATTGAGCGCACCAAAGTTCTGTCCTATGTACTTGACCTGGCAGCAACACTCAACGGTAGGAAGGGTATCCCACCATGGGAGCAGCTATGCGATCTGGTCGTGGAGCTAGAGCATTACCAAGAAGGCATGACAAAGCGCCCATCGTTGATTGTCGCAAACAAAATAGATGAAGAGGGAGCTGAAGCAATGTATGAAGAACTGAAGAGGAGAGTGCAAGGTGTTCCTATATTTCCAGTGTGTGCCATCTTGCAAGAGGGAGTACCTGATCTGAGAGTTGGCCTGAGAGACCTTATTGATGCCTCGGATCCGCAAGGTGTTGATTTGAGCAAAATTATTGTAGACTAA
- the LOC125551274 gene encoding probable GTP-binding protein OBGM, mitochondrial isoform X1 has product MAPRQRGGRETRRLCRSESIFLQLYVGYTCPQACSDESTTSQGIEYPLFQARGMVDRFRLLARGGDGGNGCISQRRSRSDRQGRPDGGDGGTGGNVILECSRSVWDFSNLQHHTKAVRGGNGLSKKQIGTRGPDKVAQVPVGTVIHLVRGERPSFTVNKPTRSLDPWDIPDAVDDSADSSNQKNKDGINGNEAERESSNQREKQTYPSTCSKTGFSNAEDGDASSIQHQVEFDENDQFDDDDEEFWEDEDETEEEALDADGEREEDDIQYSVAEMTRPGQRLIVAQGGEGGLGNASIGRDVRLSKGNRQEEVARLSTGQAGTESFLVLELKSIADVGLVGLPNAGKSTLLSALSRARPEIADYAFTTLRPNIGSLTYDDYLSVKVADMPGLIKGAHENRGLGHAFLRHIERTKVLSYVLDLAATLNGRKGIPPWEQLCDLVVELEHYQEGMTKRPSLIVANKIDEEGAEAMYEELKRRVQGVPIFPVCAILQEGVPDLRVGLRDLIDASDPQGVDLSKIIVD; this is encoded by the exons ATGGCTCCTCGTCAGAGGGGGGGAAGGGAAACGCGGCGCCTTTGCAGGTCAGAGTCTATCTTCTTACAGCTTTATGTGGGCTACACTTGTCCTCAAGCTTGTTCCGACGAATCAACGACGAGCCAAGGCATTGAATACCCGTTGTTCCAGGCACGTGGGATGGTGGATAGGTTCCGGCTACTTGCCAGGGGTGGCGACGGTGGCAATGGCTGCATCAGCCAAAGGCGCTCCAGGTCCGATCGCCAAGGCAGGCCCGATG GTGGCGATGGAGGGACAGGTGGTAATGTCATTCTTGAGTGCTCAAGATCTGTCTGGGATTTCAGTAACTTGCAACATCACACG AAAGCAGTCCGAGGAGGCAATGGACTTTCTAAGAAACAGATAGGGACAAGAGGTCCTGACAAG GTTGCACAAGTACCAGTTGGCACAGTGATTCATCTAGTCCGAGGGGAGCGGCCGTCTTTCACTGTAAATAAACCAACCAGATCTCTAGATCCCTGGGATATCCCAGATGCTGTGGATGACTCTGCAGACAGTTCCAATCAGAAGAACAAGGATGGCATTAATGGAAATGAAGCTGAAAGAGAAAGTAGCAATCAGCGGGAGAAGCAAACATACCCTAGTACATGCTCCAAGACTGGGTTTTCGAATGCTGAAGATGGTGATGCAAGTAGCATTCAACATCAGGTCGAGTTTGATGAAAATGATCAGTTTGATGACGACGATGAAGAATTTTGGGAGGATGAAGATGAAACGGAGGAAGAGGCTCTAGATGCAGATGGGGAGAGGGAAGAAGATGACATACAGTATTCTGTTGCTGAAATGACAAGACCTGGGCAACGGTTGATCGTAGCACAAGGAGGGGAGGGTGGGCTAGGGAATGCTTCTATCGGCAGAGACGTCCGTCTATCCAAAGGAAATAGACAAGAGGAGGTAGCCCGTTTAAGTACTGGACAGGCAGGAACAGAGTCTTTTCTTGTCTTAGAACTGAAGAGCATTGCTGATGTTGGCCTTGTTGGTTTGCCTAATGCCGGAAAGAGCACACTTCTGAGTGCTCTCTCTAGGGCTCGGCCGGAGATCGCTGACTATGCATTCACCACACTAAGGCCCAATATTGGTAGCCTGACCTACGACGACTACTTGTCAGTGAAAGTTGCTGACATGCCTGGTCTTATCAAAGGTGCCCATGAGAACCGTGGCCTGGGCCATGCCTTCTTGAGGCACATTGAGCGCACCAAAGTTCTGTCCTATGTACTTGACCTGGCAGCAACACTCAACGGTAGGAAGGGTATCCCACCATGGGAGCAGCTATGCGATCTGGTCGTGGAGCTAGAGCATTACCAAGAAGGCATGACAAAGCGCCCATCGTTGATTGTCGCAAACAAAATAGATGAAGAGGGAGCTGAAGCAATGTATGAAGAACTGAAGAGGAGAGTGCAAGGTGTTCCTATATTTCCAGTGTGTGCCATCTTGCAAGAGGGAGTACCTGATCTGAGAGTTGGCCTGAGAGACCTTATTGATGCCTCGGATCCGCAAGGTGTTGATTTGAGCAAAATTATTGTAGACTAA
- the LOC125551275 gene encoding metallothionein-like protein 1, translating to MSCNCGSGCSCGSDCKCGKMYPDLTEQGSAAAEVAAVVVLGVAPENKAGQFEVAAGQSGEGCSCGDNCKCNPCNC from the exons ATGTCTTGCAACTGCGGATCAGGCTGCAGCTGCGGCTCAGACTGCAAGTGCGG GAAGATGTACCCTGATCTGACGGAGcagggcagcgccgccgccgagGTCGCCGCCGTGGTCGTCCTCGGCGTGGCGCCTGAGAACAAGGCGGGACAGTTCGAGGTGGCCGCCGGGCAGTCCGGCGAGGGCTGCAGCTGCGGCGACAACTGCAAGTGCAACCCCTGCAACTGTTAA